The Longimicrobium sp. genome contains a region encoding:
- a CDS encoding DUF6766 family protein translates to MNVPKWIRDRSLSLAAITLFAFAFVGQVLTGRAEYNSAQEAHGEQPVTLVEYFGTGHFGEATLENWESEFLQMAVFVFLTAFLVQRGSAESKKPSDEEGAGEEPSDEDPRLHRNDPTAPWPVRRGGIALALYRNSLSIVLFLLFVASFWGHAATGAAEYSSEQAAHGEPGASTLGYLATSRFWFESFQNWQSEFLSVFAIAVLSIWLRQQHSPESKPVHARHEQTGEE, encoded by the coding sequence GTGAACGTGCCGAAATGGATACGGGACCGAAGCCTCAGCCTCGCGGCGATCACGCTGTTCGCGTTTGCGTTCGTGGGGCAGGTGCTGACGGGGCGGGCGGAGTACAACAGCGCCCAGGAAGCGCACGGCGAGCAGCCCGTGACGCTGGTGGAGTACTTTGGCACCGGCCACTTCGGCGAGGCGACGCTGGAGAACTGGGAATCGGAGTTCCTGCAGATGGCGGTGTTCGTCTTCCTCACCGCCTTCCTGGTGCAGCGCGGCTCGGCCGAGAGCAAGAAGCCGAGCGACGAGGAGGGCGCCGGCGAGGAGCCCAGCGACGAGGACCCGCGGCTGCACCGGAACGATCCAACCGCGCCGTGGCCCGTGCGCCGCGGCGGAATCGCGCTGGCGCTGTACAGGAACTCGCTCTCGATCGTGCTGTTCCTCCTCTTCGTGGCGTCGTTCTGGGGCCACGCAGCCACGGGCGCGGCGGAGTACAGCTCGGAGCAGGCCGCTCACGGCGAGCCGGGAGCCAGCACGCTCGGCTATCTCGCCACCTCGCGCTTCTGGTTCGAGAGCTTCCAGAACTGGCAGAGCGAGTTCCTCTCCGTCTTCGCCATCGCGGTCCTCTCCATCTGGCTCCGGCAGCAGCACTCGCCCGAGAGCAAGCCCGTCCACGCGCGGCACGAGCAGACCGGCGAGGAATAA
- a CDS encoding PEGA domain-containing protein, whose translation MKRLTLLLPTFALTACGALFNGGPANVAMNSNPAGAEIWIDGTNRGITPATLQLAKGKNYTITFRKAGFADTNYEITRQVSPTYVILDVLGGLLPIVVDAATGSWYVLSTKEVNVQLAQQPVAQGQLTPQQLAALRLGTPVSELIDTQRILRDAVLR comes from the coding sequence ATGAAGCGTCTCACCTTGCTGCTCCCCACCTTTGCGCTCACTGCCTGCGGCGCACTCTTCAACGGCGGCCCCGCGAACGTCGCGATGAACAGCAACCCGGCCGGTGCAGAGATCTGGATCGACGGCACCAACCGGGGGATCACGCCCGCCACGCTCCAGCTCGCCAAGGGGAAGAACTACACCATCACGTTCCGGAAGGCCGGGTTCGCGGACACGAACTACGAGATCACGCGACAGGTGTCACCTACCTACGTGATCCTCGACGTGCTCGGCGGCCTCCTGCCGATCGTGGTGGACGCCGCGACGGGCAGCTGGTACGTCCTCTCCACCAAGGAAGTGAACGTGCAGCTCGCGCAGCAGCCGGTGGCGCAGGGGCAGCTCACCCCGCAACAGCTCGCCGCGCTCCGGCTCGGCACACCGGTCTCGGAGCTGATCGATACCCAGCGCATCCTCCGCGACGCCGTCCTGCGGTAG